In Campylobacter sp. RM16187, the DNA window AGACACAATGAAATTTTAGATGAGATAACCACATCTCAAAAAGATAAAATTTTAGAAGTTTATTTTGAAGAGCTAAGGGCAAATGGCGCAGTTGCCGGAAGAAGCTTTAATAACTTCTTAGTTCAAGTAGAGGGTAGCGAAGAACTGCTTGGCAAAACACTAAAAGTAAAAATCACAAATCCAAAAAGAATGGTTCTTTATGGCGAGTTGGTGGGCTAAATTTAAAAGAGCGATTTTTATAAATTTCACCACTTACGCCATATATTTTCTTATTTGGCTCATATTTTTAACCTGCAAAAAGACCTACTCAAAGACAAATTTAGAAGCTCCCGCTCATGTCGTGCTCTTTTGGCATGGGCGCATAGCCATGATGAGCTTTGCCTACCTGCACTGGTGGGGCAAATTTAAAAGACACGGCAAGGTGATAATAAGCGATCATAAAGACGGCGAGATCATCGCAAGAGTGATTAAATTTTTTGGCATAGGAACTATCAGGGGAAGCAGCTCAAAAGGCGGCGCGAAAGCCCTTATAAACGCCTTTAAAGAGATAAAAGCCGGCAATGATGTGATAATCACTCCTGACGGCCCAAGAGGTCCGCGCCATAGCGTAGCGGACGGAGCTGTCATAATCGCTCAGAAGCAAAATGTAAACATCCAAATTCTAAACTACGAAGCAAGTAAATTTTGGCAGTTTAAAAGCTGGGATAAGATGATATTGCCAAAGCCGTTTTCAGCTATAAATTTTACTCTTTCGCAGCCTTTTAGCGTAGCAAATTTAAGCCTTGATGAGGCTAAAAATTTGATAAAAAAGAAGATGGGTGCTAGCGATGAATAATAAATTTTTCATAGTCCTTTTAGCTACCGCTATCATCGTTGGATCTTGGGTGTTTTTTGCGACAAACAGCTCATACCAAGAGGCTTTGCAGTCTAAATTTTATTATGAAATCGGAAACTACAAAAAAGCGCATGAATTAGCCCAAAAAGCCTACGAAAAAGACATCTATAACAAGATGGCAAACACGGTGATGAAACAAAGCGAAATCGCTCTAAAATACGCAAGATACATAGAAGAAGCAAATGAATATCTGGAGCAAATTTTAAAGATAAGCAAGTCTAGCGAGGTTAGCAAGGTGGATACTAACCGCATACGCATAATGTGCGAGATCGTCATAGAAGGATACGACAAATTAAAGCCTTCAACGCTAACGCCAAAAGATATCCAAGAGGAAGCAAGAGATATGCGAGATAAATTTGTAAAGCTTAAAGAAGAGCTTTTTAAGGACGAAATATGAGATACTTGGTTTTAGTTGCTTTTTGCATTAGTATGCTTATTGGCGGAGATAAGATTGATTGCTCCAAAAAATACTACTGCTCGCACTTTAAGGATTGTGATGAAGCGATGAAGTATTTAAAAAAATGCAAAAGCGAAAAGAATGGCGGCAACCAAAAGACAGACGGGGATAATGACGGTGTGCCTTGCGAGAGTCAACATTGTAGCCACGTCATATTAAGATAACATCGATTTAATTGCAATTAATGCCAATTTTAGGTAAGATAAAACACTATAAATTTTAGGAGAATTATGTCGTTTTCTATTCGCCGTTTTTTTAGCATTTTATATCTTAGCGTTGTTGTAGAGGCTAAGCAGTGTCTATTTTACGGTATAGTGACAAGAAATGGCAAAACGATAAAGACTATAAAAACAGAATTTGATAATGAAGATCCAGATATCTTAAATGAAAAAATCATAGACTTTATAAAGCGTCAACAAAAAGAGTACAAATGGGTCTATATAGCCGTATTTTTCGACTATATGGGACAAGGCGCCATTGCTTGCAAAAACGAAGATGAATTTAAATTATTTAGCATAGATCCAAAAAATATAAGCTTTACTAAAATTTCTGATGAGTGGTTTGTGTATGCCGATCTAATGGATATTGCGCAGATGAAAGTAAAAT includes these proteins:
- a CDS encoding excalibur calcium-binding domain-containing protein, with protein sequence MRYLVLVAFCISMLIGGDKIDCSKKYYCSHFKDCDEAMKYLKKCKSEKNGGNQKTDGDNDGVPCESQHCSHVILR
- a CDS encoding lysophospholipid acyltransferase family protein, yielding MASWWAKFKRAIFINFTTYAIYFLIWLIFLTCKKTYSKTNLEAPAHVVLFWHGRIAMMSFAYLHWWGKFKRHGKVIISDHKDGEIIARVIKFFGIGTIRGSSSKGGAKALINAFKEIKAGNDVIITPDGPRGPRHSVADGAVIIAQKQNVNIQILNYEASKFWQFKSWDKMILPKPFSAINFTLSQPFSVANLSLDEAKNLIKKKMGASDE